A region of Vespula vulgaris chromosome 1, iyVesVulg1.1, whole genome shotgun sequence DNA encodes the following proteins:
- the LOC127070227 gene encoding cell cycle control protein 50A isoform X2 yields the protein MTPMSDSSSLPKTKKPSDSAFKQQRLPAWQPILTAGTVLPTFFVIGVAFIPVGIGLLYFSDKVKEQTIDYTYCNSNSTSGKRCMDIIAQNRTEPCYCKINFTLPTDFDGEVYMYYGLTNFYQNHRRYVKSRDDNQLLGILSDEVSGDCKPFAYEVNDSNITKAIVPCGAIANSLFSDELTLYSNRNGRDVPLLKTGIAWPSDKNIKFKNPEGDLRVVFSSERFAKPKNWEKHIYDLDPYNASNNGFQNEDLIVWMRTAALPTFRKLYRRVDHSVKGFTEGLLAGNYTLNVKYSYSVSSFDGTKRMILSTTSLLGGKNPFLGIAYIVVGCICLVLGIALSIIHIKYSKSKLM from the exons ATGACACCGATGAGTGATAGTAGTTCATTacctaaaacaaaaaagccATCAg ATAGCGCATTCAAACAGCAACGTTTACCTGCTTGGCAACCTATTCTTACTGCTGGAACTGTGTTACCTACATTTTTTGTAATAGGAGTTGCATTTATACCAGTTGGAATTggattattatacttttctgATAAAGTTAAAGAACAAACAATAGATTATACCTATTGTAATTCTAACAGTACTAGTGGTAAAAGATGTATGGATATAATTGCACAAAATCGAACAGAGCCttgttattgtaaaataaattttacattaccTACGGACTTTGATGGAGaagtttatatgtattatggcTTAACAAACTTTTATCAGAACCATCGTCGATATGTAAAATCTAGAGATGATAATCAATTATTAGGAATATTATCTGATGAAGTATCTGGTGATTGTAAACCATTTGCGTATGAAGTTAATGACAGTAATATCACAAAAGCAATAGTTCCATGTGGAGCTATAGCCAATTCTCTCTTTAGTGATGAATTAACATTATATTCGAACAGAAATGGACGAGATGTACCATTATTGAAAACTGGCATAGCATGGCCttcagataaaaatattaaatttaaaaatccaGAAGGTGATTTAAGAGTAGTATTTTCTTCAGAAAGATTTGCCAAACCAAAAAATTGGGAGAAACATATCTATGATTTAGACCCATATAATGCAAGTAATAATGGATTTCAAAATGAAGATCTCATTGTATGGATGAGAACTGCTGCTTTACCAacgtttagaaaattataccGTAGGGTTGATCATTCTGTAAAAGGTTTTACTGAAGGCTTACTTGCAGGAAATTATACACTTAATGTTAAATAtt CATATTCAGTGTCTTCTTTTGATGGTACCAAAAGAATGATTCTAAGTACAACATCACTTTTGGGTGGAAAAAATCCGTTTCTTGGTATTGCATACATAGTGGTTGGATGTATTTGCTTAGTACTTGGAATAGCTTTATCaatcatacatataaaatattccaaGAG CAAACTAATGTAA
- the LOC127070227 gene encoding cell cycle control protein 50A isoform X1 gives MTPMSDSSSLPKTKKPSDSAFKQQRLPAWQPILTAGTVLPTFFVIGVAFIPVGIGLLYFSDKVKEQTIDYTYCNSNSTSGKRCMDIIAQNRTEPCYCKINFTLPTDFDGEVYMYYGLTNFYQNHRRYVKSRDDNQLLGILSDEVSGDCKPFAYEVNDSNITKAIVPCGAIANSLFSDELTLYSNRNGRDVPLLKTGIAWPSDKNIKFKNPEGDLRVVFSSERFAKPKNWEKHIYDLDPYNASNNGFQNEDLIVWMRTAALPTFRKLYRRVDHSVKGFTEGLLAGNYTLNVKYSYSVSSFDGTKRMILSTTSLLGGKNPFLGIAYIVVGCICLVLGIALSIIHIKYSKSVTEMIDVNPTTENH, from the exons ATGACACCGATGAGTGATAGTAGTTCATTacctaaaacaaaaaagccATCAg ATAGCGCATTCAAACAGCAACGTTTACCTGCTTGGCAACCTATTCTTACTGCTGGAACTGTGTTACCTACATTTTTTGTAATAGGAGTTGCATTTATACCAGTTGGAATTggattattatacttttctgATAAAGTTAAAGAACAAACAATAGATTATACCTATTGTAATTCTAACAGTACTAGTGGTAAAAGATGTATGGATATAATTGCACAAAATCGAACAGAGCCttgttattgtaaaataaattttacattaccTACGGACTTTGATGGAGaagtttatatgtattatggcTTAACAAACTTTTATCAGAACCATCGTCGATATGTAAAATCTAGAGATGATAATCAATTATTAGGAATATTATCTGATGAAGTATCTGGTGATTGTAAACCATTTGCGTATGAAGTTAATGACAGTAATATCACAAAAGCAATAGTTCCATGTGGAGCTATAGCCAATTCTCTCTTTAGTGATGAATTAACATTATATTCGAACAGAAATGGACGAGATGTACCATTATTGAAAACTGGCATAGCATGGCCttcagataaaaatattaaatttaaaaatccaGAAGGTGATTTAAGAGTAGTATTTTCTTCAGAAAGATTTGCCAAACCAAAAAATTGGGAGAAACATATCTATGATTTAGACCCATATAATGCAAGTAATAATGGATTTCAAAATGAAGATCTCATTGTATGGATGAGAACTGCTGCTTTACCAacgtttagaaaattataccGTAGGGTTGATCATTCTGTAAAAGGTTTTACTGAAGGCTTACTTGCAGGAAATTATACACTTAATGTTAAATAtt CATATTCAGTGTCTTCTTTTGATGGTACCAAAAGAATGATTCTAAGTACAACATCACTTTTGGGTGGAAAAAATCCGTTTCTTGGTATTGCATACATAGTGGTTGGATGTATTTGCTTAGTACTTGGAATAGCTTTATCaatcatacatataaaatattccaaGAG